A window of Nicotiana tabacum cultivar K326 chromosome 24, ASM71507v2, whole genome shotgun sequence contains these coding sequences:
- the LOC107768759 gene encoding uncharacterized protein LOC107768759: protein MLDWIWLVLFGGSDKVHFDQQTQRSLLLSLYLMGDCPPNYKSVSENVGGFCESSKETPDCAFGYIGLSINDLGCHLTDYLNIQGGEDSNNKCNSETVKENVIKDSHGSDSGKVASVKCLIKCATSPCSGMSVPPAEIGGEERKENVTAEVMIHGADAKSPDLSYSRSVSLPTPLKLVSAIKGSRQKLGSQPRKLTVTWAPDVYDPVPTAVSHVPNKGQCHKSGKKKNGKNKQKNNGKSSRGNKGKDKKQARRHGGSSQISYHPLDDSNITASSGEVQSSVVDFDIGRPDPFCGSSFLRKSITKLHFPVAEAS, encoded by the exons ATGCTAGATTGGATTTGGCTCGTCTTATTTGGAGGATCTGATAAGGTTCATTTCGATCAACAAACTCAAAG ATCTTTGCTGCTCTCTTTGTATTTGATGGGCGATTGTCCTCCTAACTACAAGTCAGTGTCTGAAAATGTTGGCGGCTTTTGCGAGTCATCAAAGGAGACGCCTGATTGTGCTTTTGGATATATAGGTCTTTCCATAAATGATCTTGGCTGCCATTTGACTGATTATCTCAATATTCAGGGTGGTGAAGACTCAAATAATAAGTGCAATTCTGAGACAGTGAAGGAAAATGTAATTAAAGATTCTCATGGAAGTGACTCTGGTAAAGTTGCTTCTGTGAAATGCTTGATCAAATGTGCGACATCTCCATGCTCTGGTATGAGCGTTCCTCCTGCAGAAATTGGTGGGGAGGAGCGAAAGGAAAACGTGACTGCTGAAGTAATGATACATGGTGCTGATGCTAAATCTCCTGATTTATCTTACTCACGTTCCGTATCCCTGCCA ACTCCTTTGAAGCTTGTATCTGCCATAAAGGGTAGCCGTCAGAAACTAGGCAGTCAACCGAGGAAGCTGACTGTAACATGGGCTCCGGATGTGTATGACCCTGTCCCAACAGCAGTGTCACATGTACCAAACAAGGGACAATGCCATAAGAGTGGCAAGAAGAAGAATGGGAAGAATAAGCAGAAAAACAATGGTAAATCTTCACGAGGGAACAAGGGTAAAGACAAGAAGCAAGCTCGGAGACATGGAGGGAGTTCTCAGATAAGTTACCATCCTCTAGATGATAGCAACATCACAGCTTCGTCGGGTGAGGTACAATCTAGCGTTGTGGATTTTGATATTGGCAGGCCAGATCCATTTTGTGGGAGTAGTTTTCTTAGGAAATCCATCACGAAATTGCACTTCCCAGTTGCAGAGGCCAGCTGA